Proteins encoded within one genomic window of Synechococcus sp. PCC 7335:
- a CDS encoding methyltransferase domain-containing protein, translated as MNSTSLNWSQIDADKPASFIDYLDTATAQSEMQRYKRKSYDLLGAAPGAFLLDVGCGTGEDAAVLAERVGPDGRVVGLDCSAALIKEARHRIRAGDLSLTFQVGDVHHLDMLDNSFDGCRADRLFMHIEDRQQALAEMVRVTRPKGRVLVREPDWDTLIVDHPNRALTRKILNPHFDQAIRHTFTGGELYRLFHHAGLENITVADTSTLLLTDFSTANQLYGLGPAATRAKEQMPQLSAQISAWLSDLQQADKEGMFFSAITGFTVVGYKPTQ; from the coding sequence ATGAATTCCACATCACTTAATTGGAGTCAGATTGATGCAGACAAACCAGCATCCTTCATCGATTATCTAGACACCGCAACAGCACAATCTGAAATGCAGCGATACAAGCGCAAGTCGTATGATCTACTCGGCGCAGCGCCAGGGGCGTTTCTCCTAGACGTTGGCTGCGGCACTGGAGAAGATGCCGCCGTCCTAGCTGAGCGGGTAGGCCCGGATGGTCGAGTTGTCGGTCTAGACTGTAGCGCTGCCCTAATCAAGGAAGCTCGTCATCGTATTAGAGCAGGTGACCTCTCGCTGACGTTTCAAGTTGGAGATGTGCATCATTTAGATATGCTAGACAACAGTTTTGACGGCTGCCGTGCTGACCGACTATTTATGCATATAGAAGACCGTCAGCAAGCTCTAGCCGAGATGGTTAGGGTCACTCGACCCAAAGGGCGGGTTTTGGTTAGAGAGCCAGACTGGGATACGCTGATTGTTGATCATCCTAATCGGGCGCTCACTCGAAAAATTCTCAATCCTCATTTTGATCAAGCAATACGTCATACCTTTACAGGCGGAGAGCTATACCGACTCTTTCACCATGCTGGGCTCGAAAATATCACCGTCGCAGATACCTCCACCCTGCTGCTAACAGACTTCTCGACGGCCAATCAGCTTTATGGATTAGGGCCTGCTGCCACCCGAGCAAAAGAACAGATGCCACAGCTGAGCGCTCAAATTTCAGCTTGGCTAAGCGATCTTCAGCAGGCGGATAAGGAAGGAATGTTTTTCAGTGCCATTACCGGATTTACGGTTGTTGGCTATAAACCTACTCAATAG
- a CDS encoding HNH endonuclease, with protein MKFWVGVTDNNWYSFLSERQPDEVNFWQPSGTPPFKKRLELFLFKLHSPLNYIAGGGYFVTYTSLPISIAWETFGEKNGVQSYLQLKEIISKYRESRGRTKTLDPEIGCSVLAQPFFFKREDWISIPEDWKSNIVRGRTYDTQTDIGKKLFEDVQLRLSSQSIALPKQDTSPRTSELSTERYGAECITRLRLGQGSFRALITNAYSRRCAMTGERTLPVLEAAHIKSYAEFGPHSIKNGLLLRADLHKLFDRQYITITPDLKIEVSKRIHEEYQNGKDYYKLHGKKLAVTPNDPNDLPAREYIEWHNQRFYG; from the coding sequence ATGAAGTTTTGGGTTGGAGTAACAGATAACAACTGGTACAGTTTTCTTTCTGAGCGGCAACCAGACGAAGTGAACTTCTGGCAGCCAAGCGGTACGCCACCCTTTAAGAAACGGCTTGAGCTTTTTCTCTTCAAGCTCCATAGTCCACTAAACTACATTGCCGGTGGCGGGTACTTTGTCACATACACTTCTTTGCCTATCTCAATAGCGTGGGAGACTTTCGGAGAAAAGAACGGTGTGCAGAGTTATTTGCAATTAAAAGAAATTATCAGCAAATATAGAGAATCTCGGGGAAGAACCAAGACTCTTGACCCCGAAATTGGATGCAGTGTTTTGGCGCAGCCTTTCTTCTTTAAAAGAGAAGATTGGATTTCGATTCCAGAGGATTGGAAATCTAATATCGTTCGAGGCAGGACATACGATACGCAAACAGATATCGGCAAGAAGCTGTTTGAAGACGTGCAATTGCGCTTATCTTCGCAAAGCATTGCACTACCGAAGCAAGATACCTCACCGAGAACGAGCGAACTTTCTACTGAAAGATATGGAGCAGAATGTATAACTCGTCTAAGACTAGGTCAAGGATCTTTTAGAGCGCTAATCACAAATGCATACAGCAGACGTTGCGCGATGACTGGTGAAAGAACCTTACCTGTGTTGGAAGCAGCACATATTAAGTCATATGCAGAGTTTGGCCCTCATAGTATTAAGAATGGACTTCTTCTACGGGCAGATTTACATAAGTTGTTTGATAGACAATACATTACAATCACGCCAGACCTTAAAATCGAAGTCAGCAAGCGCATTCACGAAGAGTATCAGAATGGCAAAGACTACTACAAGCTGCATGGGAAAAAGCTAGCTGTTACACCAAATGACCCAAATGATTTGCCTGCACGAGAGTATATTGAATGGCACAACCAAAGGTTTTACGGATAA
- a CDS encoding type II toxin-antitoxin system VapC family toxin, with protein sequence MPKVIILDTHIWLWQINANFDRFPSHWPAVFESEDRLGISPVSCYEIALANKKGRLELPYPANKWFEAALEPAGIELFPLTAEIASRAVALSDAHRDPFDRMIIATALSHGSKLASVDSVFSRYDELKDCLMV encoded by the coding sequence GTGCCTAAAGTGATTATCCTAGATACTCACATTTGGCTCTGGCAGATCAACGCGAACTTTGATCGGTTTCCGTCACACTGGCCAGCAGTCTTTGAGTCTGAAGATCGCTTAGGTATATCGCCTGTATCTTGCTATGAAATTGCGCTAGCTAACAAGAAAGGCCGATTGGAGTTACCCTATCCAGCTAATAAATGGTTTGAAGCAGCGTTGGAACCTGCGGGGATAGAGCTTTTTCCGTTAACTGCTGAAATAGCTTCTAGGGCAGTAGCCTTATCTGATGCTCATAGAGACCCGTTTGATCGAATGATTATCGCTACAGCTTTGAGTCATGGGTCCAAGCTAGCGAGTGTTGATAGTGTGTTCTCACGGTATGACGAATTGAAAGATTGTTTGATGGTGTAA
- the tumA gene encoding antitoxin TumA, protein MSKQIIEYASPVDTLIALVKKLYAYETEHHMDSAEFFEKYNRGELGDNEVFAEWSGNYKHFSAIRKELKTKLQYAA, encoded by the coding sequence ATGAGCAAACAAATCATTGAATATGCTTCACCTGTAGATACTTTGATCGCTCTAGTCAAAAAGCTATATGCCTACGAAACTGAACATCATATGGATTCTGCTGAGTTTTTCGAAAAGTACAATCGAGGAGAACTGGGTGATAATGAAGTGTTTGCTGAATGGTCGGGTAACTACAAACACTTCTCAGCCATAAGAAAAGAGCTAAAAACGAAACTACAGTATGCCGCTTAA
- a CDS encoding BPTD_3080 family restriction endonuclease — protein MTDQFFEKPILNSPYDYPSQHWELDEKGQPTQKILQQRRPAEFVSLVAPIPKPKKRRQGQDDEQQTLAPYDTAGISDEQQKYDLSLFINSVREKVNAWRRLPNPVDWKVTPETARLLQHWRHHKFQSKRPFFCQVEAVETAIWLAEVASSSGKKEKAFLEHVVTVNQAANPELLRVALKLATGAGKTTVMSMLIAWQVVNAVRHPQSSRYTRGFLIVAPGITIRDRLRVLQPNDPNSYYAERELVPNDMLADLQKAKIVITNYHAFKLRERVKLASGTRKLIQGRGPELNTLETEGQMLQRVMPELMGMKNILVLNDEAHHCYREKPDTDDENSLKGDDKKEAKKNNEAARLWISGIEIIKRKIGVQKVYDLSATPFFLRGSGYAEGTLFPWTVSDFSLMDAIECGIVKLPRVPVADNIPGGEMPKFRELWKHISKRMPKKGRGKAKVLDPLSLPTELQTALDALYGHYEKTYQIWKEQNIGIPPVFIVVCNNTSTSKLVHDYIAGFFQEGEDESRTFNAGRLELFRNYDEYGERLARPRTLLIDSEQLESGESLDKGFRAMAADEIDRFRYEIGQRDGGVAAAKITDQDLLREVMNTVGEKGKLGESIRCVVSVSMLTEGWDCNTVTHVLGVRAFGTQLLCEQVIGRALRRQSYELNEEGKFHVEYADVLGIPFDFTAKPMVAKPVPPRQTVAVKAVRPDRDGLEIRFPRVEGYRVELPDTRITASFSEDSVLELTPNLVGPSTTRNEGIIGKGVDLTVEHLKEMRESTVLFELTKHLIYNQYREVGEEPKLNLFGQFKRVTRQWMKGYLRCIGGTYPAQLCYKEIADMACERIKNAITEATGDDKPVKAILDAYNPVGSTVHVKLYYL, from the coding sequence ATGACGGATCAATTCTTCGAAAAGCCAATTCTCAATTCGCCCTATGACTATCCAAGCCAGCATTGGGAGTTAGATGAGAAAGGTCAACCGACACAAAAGATCTTGCAGCAACGGCGACCCGCTGAGTTTGTCTCGCTAGTTGCGCCAATACCGAAGCCAAAAAAGCGCAGACAAGGCCAAGATGACGAGCAACAGACACTCGCGCCCTACGATACGGCAGGTATTTCGGATGAGCAGCAGAAGTACGATTTGTCCCTATTTATTAACAGCGTGCGGGAGAAGGTGAATGCGTGGCGCAGGTTGCCGAATCCAGTGGACTGGAAGGTGACACCGGAGACGGCTAGGCTGCTTCAGCATTGGCGGCACCATAAGTTTCAGTCGAAACGGCCTTTCTTTTGTCAGGTGGAGGCGGTGGAAACGGCGATTTGGTTGGCGGAGGTTGCGTCCAGTAGCGGCAAGAAGGAAAAGGCGTTTTTAGAGCATGTTGTGACCGTCAACCAGGCGGCGAATCCGGAGCTGCTGCGGGTGGCGCTGAAGCTGGCGACGGGAGCAGGGAAGACGACGGTGATGTCGATGCTGATTGCTTGGCAGGTGGTGAATGCGGTACGGCATCCACAGAGCAGTCGGTATACCCGTGGTTTTTTGATTGTGGCTCCGGGAATTACGATTCGCGATCGCCTCCGTGTCCTTCAGCCCAACGACCCCAACAGCTACTATGCCGAGCGGGAGCTAGTGCCCAACGACATGCTGGCAGATTTGCAAAAGGCCAAGATTGTCATTACGAACTATCACGCCTTTAAACTGCGTGAGCGCGTAAAGCTGGCCTCGGGTACTCGCAAGCTGATACAGGGGCGAGGCCCGGAGCTGAATACGCTAGAGACAGAAGGCCAGATGCTTCAGCGGGTGATGCCGGAGCTGATGGGGATGAAGAACATTCTGGTGTTAAATGATGAGGCGCACCATTGCTATCGCGAAAAGCCAGATACGGACGATGAAAATAGCCTCAAGGGAGACGATAAGAAAGAGGCAAAAAAGAACAACGAGGCAGCTCGGCTGTGGATTTCTGGCATTGAAATTATTAAACGCAAGATCGGGGTGCAGAAGGTATACGACTTGTCGGCAACGCCTTTTTTCTTGCGCGGTTCTGGCTATGCGGAAGGAACGTTGTTTCCTTGGACGGTGAGTGACTTTTCGCTGATGGATGCGATTGAGTGTGGCATTGTGAAGCTGCCTCGGGTGCCAGTAGCCGACAACATTCCTGGCGGTGAGATGCCCAAGTTTCGCGAGCTGTGGAAGCACATTAGCAAGCGCATGCCGAAGAAGGGACGGGGTAAGGCTAAGGTGTTGGACCCGTTGAGCTTACCGACTGAGCTGCAAACGGCGCTGGATGCACTGTATGGTCACTATGAGAAAACCTATCAGATATGGAAAGAACAGAATATTGGCATTCCGCCTGTGTTTATTGTGGTGTGCAATAACACGTCCACTTCTAAGCTGGTGCACGACTATATTGCGGGCTTTTTCCAAGAAGGAGAGGATGAGAGCCGTACGTTTAATGCAGGTAGGTTAGAACTGTTTCGCAATTATGACGAGTATGGTGAGCGACTGGCACGGCCCCGCACGCTGCTGATTGACAGCGAGCAGTTGGAGTCGGGGGAGTCTTTGGATAAGGGCTTTCGGGCGATGGCTGCGGACGAGATTGACCGATTTCGCTACGAGATTGGGCAGCGGGATGGCGGGGTTGCGGCAGCGAAGATTACGGATCAGGATCTGCTGCGGGAGGTGATGAACACCGTTGGTGAGAAAGGCAAGCTGGGTGAGTCGATTCGCTGTGTGGTGTCAGTGTCGATGCTCACCGAAGGATGGGACTGTAATACGGTGACCCATGTGCTGGGTGTGCGGGCTTTTGGTACTCAATTACTGTGTGAGCAGGTGATTGGCCGGGCGTTGCGGCGGCAGTCTTATGAGCTGAATGAGGAGGGTAAGTTCCATGTGGAGTATGCCGATGTGTTGGGCATTCCGTTTGACTTTACAGCGAAGCCTATGGTGGCAAAGCCAGTGCCGCCCAGGCAAACGGTGGCGGTGAAGGCAGTGCGGCCTGATCGCGATGGGTTAGAGATTCGGTTCCCTCGGGTGGAAGGGTACCGGGTGGAGCTACCAGATACTCGGATTACGGCGAGCTTTAGTGAGGATTCGGTGCTGGAGCTAACGCCGAACTTGGTAGGGCCTTCGACGACGCGCAATGAGGGGATTATTGGTAAAGGGGTGGACCTCACGGTGGAGCATCTGAAGGAGATGCGAGAGTCTACGGTGCTATTTGAGCTGACGAAGCATTTGATTTATAACCAGTACCGGGAAGTGGGAGAAGAGCCTAAGCTGAACCTGTTTGGACAGTTTAAGCGGGTGACTCGTCAGTGGATGAAGGGGTATTTGCGCTGCATTGGAGGGACGTATCCGGCCCAGCTTTGCTACAAGGAAATTGCGGATATGGCCTGTGAGCGGATTAAGAATGCGATTACGGAAGCGACGGGCGATGATAAGCCGGTGAAAGCGATTTTGGATGCTTATAATCCGGTGGGGTCTACGGTGCATGTGAAACTTTACTACCTCTAA
- a CDS encoding 3'-5' exonuclease, which translates to MCDLQQSLDRAIAAIQSSGATPTELDDQVMPSKGCIAVSTMHLAKGLEFRAVVVMACDDEVIPSQTRIENISDEADLEEVYSTERHLLYVACTRARDQLLITGMEPASEFLDDLDIVNSISS; encoded by the coding sequence TTGTGCGATCTTCAGCAGAGTTTGGATAGAGCGATCGCAGCCATCCAATCATCAGGAGCCACCCCCACCGAGCTAGACGATCAGGTAATGCCGTCTAAAGGATGCATTGCCGTAAGCACCATGCACCTAGCCAAAGGTTTAGAGTTTCGTGCTGTCGTCGTTATGGCCTGCGACGATGAAGTCATTCCTTCCCAAACCCGCATCGAAAACATTTCAGACGAAGCAGATCTTGAAGAGGTTTATAGTACCGAACGCCATTTACTTTATGTCGCCTGCACCCGTGCCCGCGATCAGCTATTGATCACAGGCATGGAACCAGCTTCAGAGTTTCTAGATGATCTCGATATAGTCAATTCCATATCGAGTTAA
- a CDS encoding thiol-disulfide oxidoreductase DCC family protein, protein MTLSATKSSRQTPDTSDWKLNLLYDGACPLCVREVNFLQKKDAGRGIVKFTDIADLDYSPEENGGVDFETAMGRIHAVRADGTVVKNVAVFQEVYDALGIGWMYAPTKWPVIGPVIDKLYDIWADWRLAVTGRPALDQVIAERQAKIEQLNESRCRVEEA, encoded by the coding sequence ATGACGCTCTCAGCTACAAAATCTAGCCGCCAAACCCCAGATACCAGTGACTGGAAACTTAATCTACTCTACGACGGTGCTTGTCCGCTATGCGTGAGAGAAGTCAACTTTCTACAAAAAAAGGACGCTGGACGCGGTATTGTCAAATTTACAGATATTGCGGATTTGGACTACAGCCCCGAAGAAAATGGTGGTGTCGATTTTGAAACGGCAATGGGCCGTATTCATGCGGTTCGCGCTGACGGTACCGTTGTCAAAAACGTGGCTGTTTTTCAAGAAGTGTATGACGCGCTTGGCATCGGCTGGATGTATGCACCGACCAAGTGGCCAGTTATTGGCCCGGTGATAGACAAGCTGTATGACATATGGGCTGACTGGCGGCTGGCAGTGACAGGACGGCCTGCTTTGGATCAGGTGATTGCCGAGCGGCAGGCCAAGATTGAACAACTAAATGAAAGTCGCTGTCGGGTTGAGGAAGCGTAG
- a CDS encoding Uma2 family endonuclease yields the protein MTATIPAPTKLRLITTNEYHRMAEVGILSPDERVELIAGQIIQKMPKGPRHSALCKRIEKLIERLLGDKVLVRLQDPIQLDLYSEPEPDIVVAHPNASFYVDHHPTPNEIYLIVEIADSTIERDLGFKADLYAAVGVADYWVLNVQAQQLHIFRQPQADGYQRQMILKGQQSANLLAFPECSITVQSCFG from the coding sequence ATGACCGCAACTATCCCAGCGCCCACTAAACTACGTCTGATCACGACAAACGAGTATCACCGCATGGCGGAAGTTGGTATCTTGTCCCCAGATGAGCGGGTGGAGCTGATTGCCGGACAAATTATTCAAAAGATGCCAAAAGGGCCTCGTCATAGCGCGCTTTGTAAGCGGATAGAAAAACTAATCGAGCGGCTTTTAGGAGATAAGGTACTGGTTCGGCTGCAAGATCCGATACAGCTAGATCTCTATTCAGAGCCTGAGCCCGATATTGTCGTTGCCCATCCTAACGCTAGCTTTTACGTGGATCACCATCCCACACCGAACGAGATTTATCTGATTGTTGAAATTGCAGACTCTACTATAGAGCGTGACTTGGGATTCAAAGCAGATCTTTACGCAGCGGTAGGCGTTGCAGACTATTGGGTGCTCAATGTGCAGGCACAGCAGCTTCATATCTTTAGACAGCCCCAGGCAGACGGATATCAAAGGCAGATGATACTGAAAGGTCAGCAGTCAGCTAACCTTTTGGCTTTCCCGGAATGCAGTATCACTGTGCAATCGTGCTTTGGCTAA
- a CDS encoding sulfite exporter TauE/SafE family protein, producing MPTSLDLWLTAAIGFFGSFGHCVGMCGPVATAFALSVRTSSGSSSSSSSANGLKTNGQKTAGSSADLTAKALSSSWRQQVAFHLLLNLGRLLSYALVGMGIGALGSVLSAGGQIAGVGSTLRRLVSLATGILLIWFGLTQARPGFLPSLPLLHPAKQQRLHQQINASMNRVARWHQAIMPLTLGLLWGLIPCGFLYTGQLRAAATQNALGGAAVMLAFGLGTLPAMVAVGLTASRLSQDRRSQLFRLGGWITVVIGILLLLRTGDMTTDYSGHVAIVCLTLALIARPISRLWSGLLHYRRLLGVGAFALSLLHVLHMVSHAWQWNWQAVQFMLPQHQTGVVLGLVAILLMLPAAITSFNKAQITLGSRWRKLHLLSLPALLLAAGHAILVGSHYWGALALTWQNQAMVGGLTGVVLLVLLVRSRLAWNLLSQGENYAPPKIQSVRSSSNDCCDSLP from the coding sequence ATGCCAACTTCTTTAGATCTATGGTTGACTGCGGCCATAGGCTTTTTTGGAAGCTTTGGGCACTGTGTCGGTATGTGCGGCCCGGTGGCCACTGCCTTTGCTCTGTCTGTAAGGACTTCGTCAGGGAGTTCATCAAGTTCGTCCTCAGCGAATGGACTGAAAACGAATGGACAGAAGACTGCTGGCTCAAGCGCTGACTTGACTGCTAAAGCGCTTTCTAGCAGCTGGCGCCAGCAGGTGGCTTTTCACCTCTTACTCAATCTAGGTCGGCTGTTAAGCTATGCCTTAGTAGGCATGGGAATTGGGGCACTTGGCTCTGTGCTGTCCGCAGGCGGGCAGATTGCTGGGGTGGGCTCTACGCTTAGGCGGCTGGTTTCTTTAGCAACGGGTATTTTGCTGATCTGGTTTGGTCTGACTCAGGCGCGTCCGGGCTTCTTGCCAAGTCTGCCGCTTTTGCATCCGGCTAAACAGCAGCGGCTACACCAGCAAATTAATGCGTCTATGAACCGAGTTGCTCGCTGGCATCAGGCGATTATGCCGCTTACTCTGGGATTGCTTTGGGGGCTAATTCCCTGTGGATTTCTGTACACAGGTCAACTTCGTGCAGCGGCTACCCAGAATGCGCTTGGAGGCGCGGCGGTGATGCTAGCTTTTGGGCTAGGTACATTGCCGGCGATGGTGGCAGTGGGCCTAACAGCGTCTCGGCTAAGTCAAGATCGCCGATCGCAGCTCTTTCGTTTGGGTGGCTGGATTACCGTAGTCATTGGCATCTTACTGCTGCTGCGAACGGGTGACATGACGACTGACTACAGTGGGCATGTGGCGATTGTCTGCTTGACCTTAGCGCTGATCGCTAGACCGATAAGTCGTCTCTGGTCCGGACTCTTGCACTATCGGCGACTGCTGGGGGTCGGGGCATTTGCGCTCAGCCTATTGCATGTGTTGCATATGGTAAGTCATGCCTGGCAGTGGAACTGGCAAGCGGTGCAGTTTATGCTGCCGCAGCATCAGACAGGTGTGGTACTGGGTCTAGTTGCTATTCTACTTATGCTGCCCGCTGCGATTACGAGTTTTAATAAAGCTCAGATCACGTTAGGTAGTCGCTGGCGAAAGCTGCATCTGCTAAGTCTTCCTGCTTTGCTGTTAGCCGCAGGCCATGCGATCCTTGTCGGCTCTCACTACTGGGGGGCGCTGGCTCTAACTTGGCAAAATCAGGCTATGGTTGGCGGGCTGACGGGGGTTGTATTGTTGGTTTTGTTAGTGCGATCGCGCTTAGCCTGGAATCTGCTCTCTCAAGGAGAAAATTATGCCCCACCTAAAATCCAGAGCGTTCGCTCTAGCTCTAATGACTGCTGCGACAGTTTGCCTTAA
- a CDS encoding creatininase family protein, with the protein MLLHLSTWLEVEEYLTQSRGIIFPIGSTEQHGPTGLIGTDAICAEAVAKGVGEATGALVGPTINVGMALHHLAFPGSVSLRPSTLIALIQDYVKPLARHGFERFYFVNGHGGNVASMKAAFSETYAVIADANLPNAGRIRCKIANWYGSKAIAALSEQLYGNQEGSHATPSEVALTQFVYPNDIKQASLSPAIAPSGRSIYNPTDFRAFYPDGRMGSNPKLATPEHGKQFYEVAVKDLTNGYLSFLQES; encoded by the coding sequence ATGCTGCTGCATCTATCTACTTGGCTAGAGGTGGAAGAGTATCTAACGCAATCGCGCGGCATCATTTTTCCTATTGGTTCGACCGAGCAACATGGTCCAACTGGGCTGATTGGCACGGATGCTATCTGCGCTGAAGCGGTGGCTAAAGGGGTAGGCGAGGCGACTGGCGCCCTAGTTGGCCCGACGATTAACGTCGGCATGGCCCTTCACCATTTAGCCTTTCCAGGCAGCGTCAGCCTACGCCCTAGCACGCTCATTGCTCTGATTCAAGACTATGTGAAGCCGTTAGCTAGGCACGGATTCGAGCGGTTTTACTTCGTCAATGGGCATGGCGGCAATGTAGCTTCTATGAAAGCGGCTTTTTCCGAAACGTACGCTGTGATCGCAGATGCTAACTTGCCGAATGCAGGACGTATCCGCTGTAAAATTGCCAACTGGTACGGCAGTAAGGCCATTGCTGCTTTGTCCGAACAGCTTTATGGCAACCAAGAAGGCTCTCATGCAACCCCTAGTGAAGTTGCGCTCACTCAGTTTGTTTACCCTAACGATATTAAACAAGCCTCGCTTTCGCCTGCGATCGCCCCTTCTGGTCGCTCTATCTACAACCCAACAGACTTTAGAGCATTTTACCCGGACGGACGCATGGGCTCTAATCCTAAGCTAGCTACGCCAGAGCATGGCAAGCAGTTTTACGAAGTCGCTGTAAAGGATTTGACTAATGGCTATCTAAGCTTTTTACAAGAGTCCTAG
- a CDS encoding DUF4033 domain-containing protein yields MHTVEAHKDNLLDRLFIWLFSRKMANAIGSTTAATGYEGFVDLSKQIMQGRNAQEQQAAVARVLQSLVPAPVLWVIRTVFSPTRLVCVLNAWFATQMFEWLVGPCEVAQAEVKGLDGEVRSQPSAVHIKKCRYLEESQCVGMCVNMCKLPTQTFFTEKFGIPLTMIPNFEDLSCEMVFGRVPPAADEDEVMTQSCLSECSTGTLSVGRCHKLQA; encoded by the coding sequence ATGCATACGGTTGAAGCACATAAAGACAATCTGTTGGATCGGCTGTTTATTTGGCTGTTTTCTCGAAAAATGGCCAACGCTATCGGTTCAACAACAGCGGCCACAGGCTACGAAGGATTTGTTGATCTTTCTAAACAGATTATGCAGGGACGCAATGCTCAAGAGCAGCAGGCCGCTGTTGCAAGGGTGCTGCAATCTCTGGTTCCGGCTCCGGTACTATGGGTAATTCGTACTGTTTTCTCGCCAACTCGACTGGTGTGCGTCCTAAATGCCTGGTTTGCGACGCAGATGTTTGAGTGGCTAGTCGGACCGTGTGAAGTAGCGCAGGCAGAGGTGAAAGGGTTGGATGGAGAGGTGCGATCGCAACCCAGCGCCGTCCACATCAAAAAGTGCCGCTATCTAGAGGAAAGTCAGTGCGTCGGCATGTGCGTCAACATGTGCAAACTACCTACCCAAACCTTTTTCACCGAGAAGTTTGGTATTCCTTTGACAATGATTCCAAATTTTGAAGATCTAAGCTGCGAGATGGTGTTTGGTCGGGTGCCACCAGCCGCTGATGAAGACGAAGTGATGACTCAATCCTGTCTAAGTGAATGTTCTACCGGTACGTTATCAGTTGGCAGATGCCACAAGCTTCAGGCATAG